One window of the Pyrinomonadaceae bacterium genome contains the following:
- the rmuC gene encoding DNA recombination protein RmuC, with translation MTEVIPVLILLAGVALGAVVTWLIFRAKANSAFEDGKSESATQLATFHERLLSKDNELLKLQRALDGEVSESDGLREHNSRLQAQLEGERRAAQERTESFKRVTEELAEKFKALSRDALKDNNQEFLNLARATLEKFQATAKGDLDQRQQAIDQLVKPLKESLDKVDGKIGEIEKARAGAYAELREQVRGLATSQLQLQAETGNLVKALRTPHIRGRWGEIQLRRVVELAGMVQYCDFNEQANVITEDGRIRPDVIVRLPGNRTIVVDAKVPFEAFYESISTTDDGIRVERLKEHARLVRTHIGHLSKKSYWETCQPTPEFVLLFLPGENFYSAALEQDPKLIEDGINQRVIIATPTTLIALLKAISYGWQQEQRAANADEVGKLGKELYDRLRTFVNYFADIGRNLDRALESYNKGVGSLEARVMVTARKFKERGAIAGEEVEIIDSVDKSTRVLTLDEGGLFPELVAGEPEPEPDDDETMPLLRSSKTAGG, from the coding sequence ATGACTGAGGTAATCCCCGTTCTCATACTGCTGGCCGGTGTGGCACTTGGTGCAGTCGTCACCTGGCTAATCTTCCGCGCCAAGGCGAACAGCGCCTTCGAAGACGGAAAGAGTGAAAGCGCGACCCAACTCGCCACGTTTCATGAGCGGCTGCTCTCAAAAGACAACGAGTTGCTGAAGCTTCAGCGGGCTCTTGACGGCGAGGTGAGCGAAAGCGACGGACTGCGCGAACACAATTCTCGTTTGCAGGCTCAGCTTGAAGGCGAGCGCCGCGCCGCTCAGGAGCGAACCGAATCGTTCAAGCGCGTCACCGAAGAACTGGCTGAGAAATTCAAGGCGCTTTCGCGTGACGCTTTGAAAGACAACAACCAGGAATTCCTCAACCTGGCGCGCGCGACGCTGGAAAAGTTTCAAGCGACCGCGAAAGGCGATTTGGATCAGCGGCAACAGGCGATCGACCAACTGGTTAAGCCCCTGAAAGAGTCGCTCGATAAAGTTGACGGGAAGATTGGCGAGATCGAAAAAGCCCGCGCCGGAGCTTACGCCGAGCTGCGTGAACAAGTGCGTGGCCTGGCCACGTCGCAGTTGCAGCTGCAGGCGGAAACCGGAAATTTAGTGAAGGCGTTGCGCACTCCCCACATTCGGGGGCGCTGGGGCGAGATCCAGCTGCGGCGCGTCGTCGAACTTGCCGGCATGGTCCAGTACTGCGACTTTAACGAACAGGCAAACGTGATAACGGAAGACGGGCGTATTCGACCGGATGTCATTGTGCGGCTTCCAGGGAATAGGACAATTGTGGTGGATGCAAAGGTTCCGTTCGAAGCGTTCTATGAATCGATCTCAACCACCGACGATGGCATTCGCGTGGAAAGACTAAAGGAGCACGCACGCCTGGTGCGCACGCACATCGGCCACCTTAGCAAGAAATCATATTGGGAAACTTGCCAGCCGACGCCGGAGTTCGTCTTGCTTTTCCTGCCCGGCGAGAATTTTTATAGTGCGGCACTCGAACAGGATCCGAAGCTGATTGAAGATGGCATCAATCAGCGGGTGATCATTGCCACGCCCACGACATTGATCGCGCTTTTGAAGGCCATCTCATACGGTTGGCAACAGGAGCAAAGGGCCGCCAATGCCGACGAAGTAGGAAAACTCGGCAAGGAGCTTTACGACCGGCTGCGGACCTTCGTCAACTACTTCGCAGACATCGGCCGCAATCTCGATCGCGCGCTTGAGTCGTACAACAAAGGCGTGGGTTCGCTCGAAGCGCGCGTGATGGTGACGGCGCGCAAGTTCAAAGAACGCGGCGCTATTGCCGGTGAAGAAGTTGAGATCATCGACTCAGTCGATAAATCAACACGCGTCCTGACGCTGGACGAAGGTGGACTCTTTCCTGAATTGGTGGCGGGTGAACCCGAACCCGAACCTGACGATGACGAAACGATGCCTCTGTTGAGAAGTTCAAAGACCGCTGGTGGATGA
- a CDS encoding ABC transporter ATP-binding protein, which translates to MPEKSDPDFPAGMKPVAAGASPAPDELSDAPFPGQIPGGPFPPGAIPPGAPMPPEGMPPEGGMMKAASLPPGAAMPKGAPMPPGGPMPKGGAMPPGGPMPKGGAMRPGGPMPEGGAMPPGAMPPPGPMPPPGEVPAEGGMMKPASLPAGASLPEGGSMPQGGAVPENMMPKPKQPDARPYIKRSLKLLTHHKNAIILTTVLTLIGSLLPFVVSASFGPLLEILGNAARDKQMSNVWALEGSLYKPLPPPGSGPPPNPVPPQGSAAPSSSVAPPVAQPPAPPLTGIRGWLGTPLSFSTIFIIWAVATIGSAALRFVQMWMTSNLEQKIVAEIQGRVYDHLQTLSLDFFTGGKTGGLMQRVLNESQNVQKLITQVLLTPILDVFVLIVALLYLFGMSWQMTLVSFALGPLAFWLFRVTMNKLQSSANQMMEVSRDLNSELNESLTGMADIQIFNAQEKRSGRFATLAHETANQTAKLFMWMHLSNSNSLIYVALSTALVLLVGIQYGPRFGLGLGALVTFTLFIPNMFAPVQRVITSYSTYKSLVPGIVATYELLDTRPTVVEKPNARKLGDIHGDIKFENVVFGYTPFKKILDGVSFEIREGEIIAFVGAIGCGKSTIMNLLLRFLEQDAGKITIGGEDITEVTLASLREQVSKLSQFPFFLKDTIRENVRLGRVGATDAEVEQACRLANIHDTIVREIPGGYDCIVGDQVPSGGQKRLIAFARCLIRQPEVLLLDEPTENLNETNRIEMARFVHNYAKGDNKRTCIVISHDMNFVQLVADRIIVIDKGQAVQSGTHAELLEQDGIYKTLYELKNINPDLLRTRDGGGAGAAGEPDELPPGFAPA; encoded by the coding sequence ATGCCAGAAAAATCTGATCCTGATTTCCCCGCAGGCATGAAGCCTGTCGCAGCAGGCGCTTCACCCGCGCCCGACGAACTTTCCGACGCGCCCTTTCCCGGTCAAATTCCCGGTGGACCATTTCCGCCCGGCGCGATCCCGCCCGGCGCGCCCATGCCTCCGGAAGGTATGCCTCCGGAAGGCGGAATGATGAAAGCCGCTTCGTTACCACCCGGGGCTGCAATGCCGAAAGGCGCGCCCATGCCGCCGGGAGGACCAATGCCGAAAGGTGGCGCGATGCCTCCCGGAGGACCAATGCCGAAAGGTGGTGCGATGCGCCCGGGAGGACCAATGCCGGAAGGTGGTGCGATGCCTCCAGGCGCAATGCCACCGCCGGGACCGATGCCGCCGCCAGGTGAAGTTCCGGCGGAAGGCGGGATGATGAAACCGGCTTCCTTGCCGGCTGGCGCCTCACTGCCGGAAGGCGGATCGATGCCGCAGGGCGGCGCGGTGCCCGAGAACATGATGCCCAAGCCGAAGCAGCCGGACGCGCGTCCCTACATCAAGCGCTCGCTGAAACTGCTGACGCACCACAAAAACGCAATCATTCTCACCACCGTCCTGACTTTGATCGGCTCGTTGCTTCCATTTGTCGTGAGCGCTTCGTTCGGCCCATTACTTGAGATTCTTGGGAACGCGGCGCGTGATAAACAAATGTCGAATGTGTGGGCGCTCGAAGGCTCACTCTACAAACCACTGCCGCCGCCAGGTTCCGGGCCGCCGCCGAATCCCGTGCCTCCGCAAGGTTCTGCGGCGCCGTCGAGTTCCGTAGCTCCGCCAGTCGCGCAACCGCCGGCTCCACCATTGACTGGAATCCGCGGGTGGCTGGGCACGCCGCTGAGCTTCAGTACGATCTTTATCATCTGGGCCGTGGCCACGATCGGGTCGGCCGCGCTGCGCTTTGTGCAGATGTGGATGACGTCGAACCTTGAACAGAAAATCGTCGCCGAGATCCAGGGTCGGGTTTACGACCATCTACAGACACTATCGCTGGATTTTTTCACTGGCGGTAAGACCGGGGGCTTGATGCAGCGCGTCTTGAACGAATCACAGAACGTCCAGAAGCTAATCACCCAGGTCCTGTTGACGCCGATCCTCGACGTGTTTGTTCTGATTGTGGCGCTGCTTTATTTGTTCGGGATGAGTTGGCAAATGACCCTCGTGTCGTTCGCGCTCGGACCGTTGGCCTTCTGGCTGTTCCGCGTCACGATGAATAAGTTGCAGAGTTCCGCGAACCAAATGATGGAAGTGTCGCGCGACCTCAACTCTGAGTTGAACGAGTCGCTGACCGGCATGGCCGACATTCAGATCTTCAATGCGCAGGAGAAGCGCAGCGGTCGATTCGCCACGCTCGCGCACGAAACCGCGAATCAAACGGCGAAGCTGTTCATGTGGATGCACCTGAGTAACAGCAACTCGCTGATCTATGTGGCCCTCAGTACCGCGCTCGTGCTGCTGGTCGGTATTCAATACGGACCGAGATTTGGATTAGGACTGGGCGCCTTAGTTACTTTCACGCTGTTCATTCCCAACATGTTCGCGCCCGTACAACGCGTGATCACTTCCTACAGCACGTACAAGTCGCTGGTGCCCGGCATCGTCGCGACTTACGAATTGCTCGACACCAGGCCGACCGTGGTGGAAAAACCGAATGCGCGGAAGCTGGGCGATATTCACGGCGACATCAAATTCGAAAACGTGGTCTTTGGCTATACGCCCTTCAAGAAAATCCTGGATGGCGTCAGCTTCGAGATTCGCGAAGGCGAAATCATCGCGTTTGTCGGGGCGATTGGTTGCGGCAAGTCCACGATCATGAACCTGCTGCTCCGTTTTCTTGAACAGGACGCGGGCAAGATCACGATTGGCGGAGAGGACATCACCGAGGTCACGCTGGCTTCGCTGCGCGAGCAGGTTTCAAAGCTTTCGCAGTTTCCGTTTTTCCTGAAAGACACTATTCGTGAGAACGTCAGGCTCGGACGCGTCGGCGCCACCGATGCCGAAGTTGAGCAGGCGTGCCGTCTGGCGAATATCCACGACACGATCGTTCGTGAGATCCCCGGTGGATACGATTGCATCGTCGGCGATCAAGTGCCGTCGGGCGGCCAGAAACGCCTGATTGCTTTCGCGCGGTGTTTGATTCGGCAGCCGGAAGTGCTCCTGCTGGACGAGCCGACCGAGAACCTGAACGAAACTAATCGAATTGAGATGGCGCGGTTTGTTCACAACTACGCGAAGGGCGATAACAAGCGCACCTGCATCGTCATTTCACACGACATGAATTTCGTTCAACTGGTAGCCGATCGCATCATCGTGATCGACAAGGGCCAGGCCGTTCAGAGCGGTACCCACGCAGAGCTGCTGGAACAGGACGGCATTTACAAGACGCTGTACGAGTTGAAGAACATCAATCCTGATCTGCTGCGCACGCGCGATGGCGGCGGAGCCGGTGCCGCGGGTGAGCCGGACGAACTACCACCAGGATTCGCCCCGGCGTAG
- a CDS encoding GAF domain-containing protein has protein sequence MPDNSIPETPEDANAAKIRDSLDKVDLSNSLSKPIRQAIDDLLRVAQETVGSADASVLVRDGREGGLRFLVAVSELEEALLKIRIPPGKGIAGLVFSSGQPMAVNDVSSEGSFWSGADEAVGFKTVTLLATPLRTGNETIGVLEFVNRPGEPPYPPFTPEEMDDAARFADAIARLVDSYEMALLVEAMFLHSIQTGDDQMGGNDQTEWLKGLDAAPEHRDLLLLGVRLRDVVSQGDAEREMVRDILETIARFAEKRSSGSGYFNF, from the coding sequence ATGCCAGACAATTCAATTCCCGAGACACCTGAAGACGCCAACGCGGCGAAGATTCGTGACTCGCTCGACAAAGTCGACTTGTCCAACTCGTTGTCGAAGCCTATTCGTCAGGCGATTGACGACTTGTTGAGAGTTGCGCAAGAGACAGTCGGTTCAGCCGACGCGTCGGTTTTGGTGCGCGACGGACGCGAGGGCGGGCTGAGATTTCTCGTCGCGGTCAGCGAGCTTGAAGAAGCGTTGTTGAAGATCAGAATTCCGCCGGGCAAAGGCATAGCCGGTCTCGTCTTTTCGAGCGGCCAACCGATGGCGGTCAACGACGTCAGCTCTGAAGGTTCATTCTGGTCAGGCGCCGACGAAGCGGTGGGATTCAAAACGGTGACGCTGCTCGCCACGCCCTTGCGCACGGGCAACGAAACGATTGGCGTGCTGGAATTTGTGAACCGGCCCGGCGAACCGCCGTATCCGCCCTTCACGCCGGAAGAGATGGATGACGCGGCACGCTTTGCCGACGCAATTGCGCGCCTCGTCGATTCGTATGAAATGGCGCTGCTGGTTGAAGCGATGTTCCTGCATTCAATCCAGACCGGTGATGACCAAATGGGCGGCAACGATCAAACTGAATGGCTCAAAGGCCTGGACGCCGCGCCTGAGCACCGCGACCTCCTGTTGCTGGGCGTCAGGTTGCGCGACGTAGTTTCGCAAGGCGACGCGGAACGCGAAATGGTGCGCGACATTCTGGAGACGATTGCGCGCTTCGCTGAGAAACGTTCGTCGGGTTCGGGGTATTTCAATTTTTAG
- a CDS encoding PD-(D/E)XK nuclease family protein produces the protein MPKEIWLGPVLGTNRERLLARCAEYVAKGETDRLLYIAASHPLLDLATQTVLDGKNVHGVWDEFPFYLFRGFVRRVLSSAIVSEPRAVATGSTEGVDSAKCFPDPVATARGSDTLGLASLVPIDREELPLRHSLISQIIKQLAEADRLPAIKRLANRGGCVNTIATLIGELQRAGKTAEEFASIVDSRAADDLVQSPTSKVQSPKSQNDFDQDVALIYSKYEEALKSFGYTDADADQLSALHILRGDQTSEWLDNIDLLVLDGFFDFTPVQGEMLRLIIQRIPNVIVNINYDDRNPQIFQTFQSTIEQLKSIADFEEVAAEPSRADLPARLFNAQDDRGASAGKMPALQLFECSDRETELRSIAKEMKRLIGEENYKLSDMAVVVRERAAYADIILRVFAVESVPCNLERRVAANDIPCIRATAKLLQILKDPEREHVTNPKASDLAHLLKTDYFRLSDEQLLELTTVFDDRYATLLDASDQDERNASRRFALGIGRWAPDVIENVIAYVGSEQRVRAWLDRAARLIRVLPSPDAARSFIGATDPNGEDAAVTLEVEAPAPDEPAPKEKTKRPSPIHPAAIAWTMLVIEHLRDTIALTPEQGTTDELRRALMSLLEAFEFAPEVQGPLTRLHSPADVPQVMLNVRGIEALRRALAATVRSFDVANTIVAEIRPLGRVPYEISTLRSEISKPSLTVGFPTQVSLSAFIDELERCLKSQTLAISAGDRDGLRVLEATDVRGLRFRALFIAGMNEGSFPLRASRDWLYPHDERERLKKHGLVLEDISTETLLKEEHYFYQCACRATERLYLTRPLAADDGIETVPSYYIEELRRAIAPAQLERRQIRSDIDSHEVQSISSGAELAAKLVRQKAGHGQRTRTDSHESEFSPVVATELAARARREMYLSDSLLRRVAIEIERSGDGFGPYDGQITNSDLRALLANHFGPEYVYSASGLSAYGNCAFKFFGARVLRLEPRNEAALDLTAIDAGKLLHDVLRRFFEKHRKQYLPSLDREVLRAEINAVADEVFKEHEQLVPPLNERIWKIDCEIRKLILEQVLLHDLRLQERTQARGMLPTYFELAFGRPSQASDPSSKSDYLKIPRPGDGSSEAASIQGQIDRVDVSESCGSVVAYDYKSSVGAKHRDMSAGRQLQIPIYLAALEQLFLPSFELAGGGYYRLRGRGQRLNEGLYRKMLSDCTNVTSRIAMVDDIEWQRIRSEVSRRVWQFIDGMRAGDFRVRPSEGKKTCKFCDHSAICRYDAYRINRKRN, from the coding sequence ATGCCGAAAGAAATTTGGTTAGGACCGGTCCTCGGGACGAATCGCGAACGACTGCTCGCGCGTTGTGCTGAGTACGTCGCGAAAGGCGAAACTGATCGGCTGCTTTACATCGCGGCCTCACATCCGCTGCTGGACCTCGCCACACAGACAGTCCTGGATGGAAAGAACGTTCATGGAGTTTGGGACGAGTTTCCGTTTTATCTGTTTCGTGGATTCGTCAGACGCGTGCTGTCGAGCGCAATCGTGTCAGAACCGCGAGCGGTAGCTACCGGATCAACTGAGGGCGTTGATTCGGCGAAGTGCTTTCCTGATCCGGTCGCTACTGCTCGCGGTTCTGACACGCTCGGGCTCGCTTCGCTCGTTCCGATCGATCGCGAAGAACTGCCGCTGCGTCACAGCCTGATTTCCCAAATCATCAAGCAACTGGCGGAGGCCGACCGCCTGCCGGCGATCAAACGTCTGGCGAACCGTGGTGGGTGCGTCAACACCATCGCGACACTGATCGGCGAACTGCAACGTGCCGGAAAAACTGCGGAAGAGTTTGCGAGCATCGTTGATTCGAGGGCTGCGGACGACTTAGTCCAAAGTCCAACGTCCAAGGTCCAAAGCCCGAAGAGTCAGAACGATTTCGATCAAGATGTCGCGTTGATTTACTCGAAATACGAAGAGGCGCTCAAAAGTTTCGGGTACACGGACGCGGACGCTGACCAACTTAGCGCCTTACACATCCTGCGCGGAGATCAAACGTCTGAATGGCTCGACAACATCGATCTGCTGGTGCTCGACGGCTTCTTTGATTTCACTCCGGTACAGGGCGAGATGCTGCGGCTAATCATCCAGCGGATTCCCAACGTGATCGTCAATATCAACTATGACGACCGTAACCCACAGATCTTTCAGACGTTTCAATCGACGATTGAACAACTGAAGTCGATTGCCGACTTTGAGGAAGTTGCTGCTGAACCGTCGCGTGCCGACCTGCCCGCACGGCTGTTCAATGCGCAGGATGATCGGGGCGCAAGTGCGGGCAAGATGCCGGCGCTCCAACTGTTCGAATGCAGCGATCGCGAAACTGAGCTGCGCTCGATAGCCAAAGAAATGAAGCGTTTGATCGGTGAAGAGAATTACAAGCTTTCCGATATGGCGGTGGTGGTGCGCGAACGCGCGGCTTACGCGGACATTATCTTGCGCGTGTTCGCCGTAGAATCGGTGCCCTGCAATCTGGAAAGACGCGTGGCGGCCAATGACATTCCCTGTATTCGCGCTACGGCGAAGCTACTTCAGATCCTGAAAGATCCGGAGCGCGAGCACGTCACGAATCCGAAAGCGAGCGATCTCGCACATCTACTCAAAACTGATTACTTCCGCCTTTCAGACGAGCAGTTGCTGGAATTGACGACGGTTTTCGACGATCGTTACGCGACGTTGCTCGACGCATCGGATCAAGATGAACGCAATGCGAGCCGCCGTTTTGCGCTGGGCATCGGGCGCTGGGCGCCGGACGTAATCGAAAATGTAATCGCGTATGTCGGCAGCGAACAACGGGTGCGCGCGTGGCTGGATCGCGCCGCGCGGTTGATTCGCGTTCTGCCGTCACCGGACGCTGCGCGTTCGTTTATCGGCGCAACCGACCCGAACGGAGAGGACGCCGCGGTCACGCTCGAAGTCGAAGCGCCCGCTCCTGATGAACCGGCGCCAAAGGAAAAAACGAAGCGACCGTCGCCGATCCATCCGGCGGCAATCGCCTGGACGATGCTCGTGATTGAACATCTGCGAGACACGATCGCGCTCACTCCCGAGCAGGGTACGACTGATGAGCTACGACGCGCGTTGATGTCTTTACTGGAAGCTTTCGAGTTTGCGCCTGAGGTGCAGGGACCGCTGACAAGACTGCACAGCCCCGCGGACGTTCCGCAGGTCATGTTAAATGTGCGCGGGATAGAAGCTTTGCGGCGCGCGCTCGCGGCTACGGTCCGCAGTTTCGACGTCGCAAACACAATCGTGGCGGAGATCCGACCGTTAGGGAGGGTGCCTTATGAGATCTCAACTTTGAGATCTGAGATCTCAAAGCCCTCCCTGACAGTCGGGTTTCCGACTCAGGTCTCTCTCTCAGCATTCATTGATGAACTCGAACGCTGTTTAAAATCTCAGACGCTGGCCATCTCTGCTGGTGATCGTGACGGCTTGCGCGTGCTTGAAGCAACGGATGTTCGCGGCCTGCGCTTTCGCGCGCTGTTCATCGCCGGCATGAATGAAGGCAGCTTTCCTTTGCGCGCGTCGCGTGACTGGCTGTACCCGCATGACGAACGCGAACGACTCAAGAAGCATGGTCTCGTACTCGAAGACATTTCGACTGAGACGCTTTTGAAAGAAGAGCATTATTTCTATCAGTGCGCCTGCCGCGCGACTGAACGTCTGTACCTGACGCGCCCTTTGGCGGCCGATGACGGCATTGAGACCGTGCCGTCTTACTACATCGAAGAATTACGCCGCGCGATTGCGCCGGCACAATTAGAGCGCAGGCAGATTCGCAGTGACATCGACAGCCACGAGGTGCAATCGATTTCGAGCGGCGCCGAGTTAGCGGCGAAGCTCGTGCGGCAAAAGGCCGGACACGGGCAACGCACGCGAACTGACTCGCACGAGTCTGAGTTCTCACCGGTCGTGGCTACGGAACTGGCGGCTCGTGCGCGACGTGAGATGTACCTGTCCGATTCGTTGCTGCGCCGCGTCGCGATCGAGATAGAGCGCAGCGGAGACGGGTTTGGGCCATACGACGGGCAGATAACCAATAGCGATTTGCGCGCATTGCTCGCGAATCATTTCGGTCCTGAATACGTTTACAGCGCCAGCGGGTTGAGCGCTTACGGCAACTGCGCGTTCAAGTTCTTCGGGGCGCGCGTGTTGCGACTCGAGCCGCGCAACGAAGCAGCGCTCGACCTAACCGCAATCGATGCGGGCAAGCTGCTGCACGACGTGTTGCGCAGATTTTTCGAAAAGCATCGAAAGCAGTACCTCCCCTCGCTTGATCGCGAAGTCTTGCGCGCCGAAATCAACGCCGTCGCCGATGAAGTGTTCAAGGAACACGAGCAGCTGGTACCGCCGCTCAACGAACGCATTTGGAAAATCGATTGTGAGATTCGCAAGCTGATTCTCGAGCAGGTCCTGCTGCATGACCTGCGCCTGCAAGAGCGCACGCAGGCCCGGGGAATGCTTCCCACATATTTTGAGTTAGCCTTTGGCCGACCGTCCCAAGCCAGCGATCCATCTTCGAAGTCGGACTACTTGAAGATACCGCGGCCAGGAGACGGATCATCGGAAGCGGCGTCGATTCAGGGACAAATCGATCGCGTCGATGTGAGCGAATCGTGCGGCAGCGTGGTCGCGTACGACTACAAGTCGTCGGTGGGCGCGAAACACAGAGACATGTCCGCGGGGCGCCAACTTCAGATCCCGATTTACCTCGCGGCGCTGGAGCAGTTGTTTCTGCCGAGTTTCGAGCTCGCGGGTGGTGGTTACTATCGTTTGCGCGGGCGCGGACAACGGTTGAATGAAGGGTTGTACCGCAAAATGTTGAGCGACTGTACGAATGTCACCAGCCGAATTGCGATGGTTGACGATATTGAGTGGCAGCGTATTCGCAGTGAAGTTTCAAGACGCGTGTGGCAGTTCATCGACGGCATGCGCGCCGGCGACTTTCGCGTTCGGCCATCTGAAGGCAAGAAGACGTGTAAGTTCTGTGATCATTCGGCGATTTGCCGCTACGATGCGTATCGCATCAACCGGAAGAGGAATTGA
- a CDS encoding DinB family protein: MEKTSDQSLRDHVLHVLRGEGAHVTFEDFVASFPAELCGQAFEGLPYTACQVLEHIRIAQWDILEFSRNPKHVSPKWPEGYWPPKQEVGTPELWQETIRKFQNDLKEIENLVADPSTDLLARIPHGTGQTILREALLVADHNSYHLGALVVMGRILSAK; the protein is encoded by the coding sequence TTGGAAAAGACTTCTGATCAATCGCTGCGCGATCACGTGCTCCACGTCCTTCGTGGTGAAGGCGCGCACGTCACATTCGAAGACTTCGTCGCAAGCTTTCCCGCTGAACTGTGCGGCCAAGCGTTTGAGGGTTTGCCGTACACGGCTTGCCAAGTGCTCGAGCACATTCGCATCGCGCAATGGGACATCCTGGAGTTCAGTCGTAATCCGAAACACGTCTCGCCGAAGTGGCCGGAAGGTTATTGGCCGCCTAAGCAGGAGGTAGGAACGCCGGAGCTTTGGCAGGAAACGATCAGGAAGTTCCAGAACGACCTGAAAGAGATCGAGAATCTCGTCGCTGATCCGTCAACGGATCTGCTTGCCAGGATTCCGCACGGCACCGGTCAAACAATTCTGCGCGAAGCGCTGCTCGTCGCCGATCACAACTCATATCACCTCGGCGCGCTGGTGGTGATGGGACGAATTCTGAGCGCGAAATAA
- a CDS encoding redoxin domain-containing protein yields the protein MPSHLRPEATQAIEEATQLQSDGDNAAAIQRLERGLADIPAGSEFEQFKDRVSLTMAMAEFSVSAGNSEGAIERLAEGFGVAKEAFQRIKATGTEDEKRTAFRGLVQLKDLHTRLRLLGQPAPELAMKEWLNTDPLTLEALKGQVVVLEFWATWCKPCEQMFPRIKELHAQHAADNLRVLALTRFFMAYGGPPEAQAQEMTLVREFAEKHSLEFPVGVAEDESVQSAYGATALPMLALIDRAGIVRAFAFSPDEENFKRALADSLA from the coding sequence ATGCCTTCGCATCTTCGACCCGAAGCGACACAAGCAATCGAAGAAGCGACCCAACTTCAAAGCGACGGCGATAACGCCGCGGCCATTCAACGCCTTGAGCGCGGCCTCGCCGACATTCCGGCGGGTTCCGAATTCGAGCAGTTCAAAGATCGCGTAAGTCTCACGATGGCCATGGCTGAATTTTCAGTCAGCGCCGGCAATTCCGAAGGCGCAATCGAGAGGCTCGCTGAAGGATTTGGAGTTGCCAAAGAAGCTTTCCAACGAATCAAAGCGACCGGCACAGAAGATGAGAAGCGAACTGCTTTTCGCGGGCTTGTGCAACTTAAGGATCTGCACACGCGGCTCAGATTACTGGGACAGCCCGCTCCTGAACTTGCCATGAAAGAGTGGCTGAACACGGATCCGCTGACGCTCGAAGCGTTGAAGGGTCAGGTCGTGGTGCTCGAATTCTGGGCCACCTGGTGCAAACCCTGCGAACAAATGTTTCCACGCATCAAAGAGCTGCACGCGCAGCATGCTGCGGACAACCTCCGCGTGCTGGCGCTCACGCGATTCTTCATGGCCTACGGCGGACCTCCCGAGGCGCAGGCGCAGGAGATGACCCTGGTTCGCGAATTCGCCGAAAAGCACAGTCTTGAATTTCCGGTCGGCGTTGCGGAAGACGAAAGCGTTCAGTCGGCTTACGGCGCGACGGCTTTACCGATGCTCGCATTAATCGATCGCGCCGGCATCGTGCGCGCGTTCGCTTTTTCTCCTGACGAAGAAAATTTCAAACGCGCGCTTGCCGATTCTCTTGCATAG
- a CDS encoding S8 family serine peptidase: MAQSESAVTVDNDLIDLWSQIEPEALWKGRTGRGVRVGVVDSGIDTEHPELAGKIKASYQAVNDGGQIVFKESTSGDQAGHGTACAGIISSVAPDVEITSIKVLGPTGSGTGEMFLMGVDFAIKQKLQVVNLSLGTTKRDFWMPMRELLDKAYRERVMLVAAANNLPQLSSPSIFSSSLVSVVKRAGGDPFNFGFQYGEVIELVAPGVQVETTWPGGGRRQMTGNSFAAPYVTGVIALLLEARPDLTPFQIKTILYAIAQKNQAKTAAAESSGQ; the protein is encoded by the coding sequence ATGGCGCAGTCCGAATCTGCTGTCACAGTTGATAACGATCTGATTGACCTGTGGTCGCAGATTGAGCCAGAGGCCCTTTGGAAAGGCCGCACCGGTCGCGGTGTGCGCGTGGGCGTCGTCGACAGTGGGATCGACACCGAACATCCGGAACTTGCCGGCAAGATCAAAGCCTCTTATCAAGCGGTCAATGATGGCGGCCAAATCGTTTTCAAGGAATCAACCTCGGGCGATCAAGCCGGTCACGGCACCGCTTGCGCCGGCATCATCAGCAGCGTCGCGCCCGACGTTGAAATCACAAGTATCAAAGTTCTCGGTCCAACCGGCTCGGGCACTGGCGAAATGTTTCTGATGGGCGTGGACTTTGCCATCAAGCAGAAACTTCAAGTGGTAAATCTCTCGCTCGGCACCACCAAGCGCGACTTCTGGATGCCGATGCGTGAGTTGTTGGACAAGGCGTACCGCGAACGCGTGATGCTCGTGGCGGCCGCGAATAACCTTCCGCAACTCAGTTCGCCTTCTATTTTTTCATCATCGCTGGTGTCGGTGGTCAAACGCGCCGGTGGAGATCCGTTCAACTTCGGATTTCAGTACGGCGAAGTCATCGAGTTGGTGGCGCCGGGCGTGCAGGTCGAGACAACCTGGCCGGGCGGTGGACGACGACAAATGACGGGAAACAGTTTTGCTGCGCCTTACGTTACCGGGGTCATCGCGCTCTTGCTCGAGGCGCGGCCCGACCTAACGCCTTTCCAAATCAAAACAATTCTCTACGCGATTGCCCAAAAGAATCAGGCAAAGACGGCGGCCGCTGAGAGCAGTGGGCAGTGA